From one Triticum aestivum cultivar Chinese Spring chromosome 4B, IWGSC CS RefSeq v2.1, whole genome shotgun sequence genomic stretch:
- the LOC123091574 gene encoding calcium uniporter protein 6, mitochondrial, with the protein MLRTAASRLLVPLRRPSLSPAPSTAACTLRHLRLFSPPPQPRRGPDAEVTPAEARRLVRLVGVEALKRRLREDGRGEVVGYGELLDACVEAGAARTRGEAEVLARAMDDAGVVLLFRDKAYLHPEKVVDLVRRAVPLALAPDNDTRKEEFKQLQEKKEEIDKLAHKQVRRVLWTGLGFFMIQVGIFFRLTFWEFSWDVMEPIAFFTTTSGLLVGYAYFVITSRDPTYQDFMERMFESRRRKLCVKHGFNMEKYLELQKHCKCPLEDHHSQGHDSQHLS; encoded by the exons ATGTTGCGCACAGCCGCTTCCCGCCTCCTCGTGCCCCTCCGGAGGCCCTCCCTGTCTCCGGCACCCTCCACGGCGGCCTGCACTCTGCGGCACCTCCGCCTCttctccccgccgccgcagccgcgtcGGGGTCCGGATGCGGAGGTGACGCCGGCGGAGGCGCGGCGTCTGGTGCGGCTCGTGGGCGTGGAGGCGCTCAAGAGGCGGCTGCGGGAGGACGGGCGGGGCGAGGTGGTCGGCTACGGGGAGCTCCTCGACGCCTGCGTCGAGGCCGGCGCGGCCCGCACGCGCGGCGAGGCGGAGGTGCTGGCCCGGGCCATGGATGACGCTGGCGTCGTGCTTCTCTTTCGGGACAAGGCGTACCTCCACCCCGAGAAG GTTGTGGACCTGGTCAGAAGGGCGGTGCCGCTTGCACTCGCACCAGACAACGACACGAGAAAGGAAGAGTTTAAGCAGCTCCAGGAAAAGAAGGAAGAGATCGACAAGCTGGCACACAAGCAAGTCCGGCGAGTCCTGTGGACTGGCTTAGGgttcttcatgatccaggttgggATCTTCTTCCGTCTCACGTTCTGGGAGTTCTCATGGGACGTGATGGAGCCGATCGCCTTCTTCACGACCACCTCGGGGCTGCTGGTTGGCTATGCCTACTTCGTCATCACCTCAAGGGACCCGACGTATCAAGACTTCATGGAGAGGATGTTTGAGTCGAGGAGGAGAAAGCTTTGCGTGAAGCATGGTTTCAACATGGAGAAGTACCTGGAGCTGCAGAAACATTGCAAGTGCCCTCTGGAAGACCATCATTCTCAGGGGCATGACTCGCAACACCTGAGCTGA